One part of the Syngnathus acus chromosome 17, fSynAcu1.2, whole genome shotgun sequence genome encodes these proteins:
- the LOC119136739 gene encoding growth arrest and DNA damage-inducible protein GADD45 alpha-like — protein MYNMTFEEITGDNSQERMDSVAKALEEVLTRALPQGCITVGVYEAAKSLNVDPDNVVLCILAADDEDVKDVALQIHFTLIQAFCCENDINILRVNNTRRLAQILAAGGGGKQSGGEPMDLHCVLVTSPESSLWKDPALSKVNLFCRESRCMDQWVPIINLPER, from the exons ATGTACAACATGACATTTGAGGAAATAACTGGAGATAACTCTCAAGAAAG AATGGATTCGGTGGCGAAAGCGTTAGAAGAGGTCCTGACCAGAGCCTTACCACAGGGCTGCATAACTGTGGGCGTCTACGAGGCAGCAAAGTCCCTCAATGT GGACCCCGACAATGTGGTCTTGTGCATCTTGGCGGCTGATGACGAAGATGTGAAAGACGTGGCCCTGCAGATCCACTTCACCCTCATCCAGGCTTTCTGCTGCGAGAATGACATCAACATCCTGAGAGTGAACAACACCCGGCGCCTGGCTCAAATTCTGGcggcgggaggaggagggaagcAGAGCGGGGGCGAGCCCATGGACCTGCACTGCGTGCTTGTCACT AGCCCCGAGTCTTCCTTGTGGAAGGACCCGGCCTTGAGCAAAGTGAACCTCTTCTGCAGGGAGAGTCGCTGCATGGACCAGTGGGTGCCCATCATCAACCTGCCCGAgcgatga
- the LOC119136700 gene encoding sodium- and chloride-dependent GABA transporter 2-like, translating into MEPTNSPEINPLRSDHDLNDPLLIKRGQWANKREFILAVVGEIIGLGNVWRFPYLCFKNGGGVFLVPYLVFLVTLGIPIFFIEVSLGQLTGQGGITCWRKICPLLEGIGYGSLMVMLLTVMYYIIILAWGFLYFFSSFNSELPWASCNNSWNTGHCVDYRNAHSKTNISANATSSVEEFWQRRVLNLSGGIEEMGSIRWDLAGCLVLSWILCYFCVWKGVKSSGKVVYFTATFPYVMMIALLVRGLTLPGAMDGIRFYVSPDPARLSEPQVWMDAASQILFSYAVCVGCLPSLGSYNKYNNNCYKDTFALCLLNSATSLVAGFAIFSVLGFMSYELGIDISEVAESGPGLAFIAYPRAVAMMPLPQLWAAFFFIMIIFLGLDSQFVYLEGLVTSISDLYPSMFFTGHRRKILLLVVCGISLCVGLCMVTEGGLYIFQLFDYYACSGIPLFTFALLESLCIGWIYGADNYYDRIQDMIGYRPSLYMKYSWKYVTPFLSTGVLLFFLVQFTPLKYNNDYQYPWWGHALGLLLAFSSVIMVPLWILYSVAKTPGSITQRIIVLTTPTDKSLRVSVESKKFSFVKS; encoded by the exons ATGGAGCCAACAAATAGTCCAGAAATAAATCCACTGAGAAGTGATCACGATCTAAATGATCCTCTGCTGATCAAGAGAGGCCAGTGGGCCAACAAGAGAGAGTTTATTCTAGCAGTGGTTGGAGAAATCATCGGTCTGGGGAACGTGTGGCGATTTCCATATCTCTGCTTCAAAAATGGAGGCG GTGTCTTCTTGGTGCCATACTTGGTGTTCCTGGTGACCCTCGGAATACCAATCTTCTTCATAGAGGTGTCTTTGGGACAGTTAACGGGTCAAGGCGGAATCACATGTTGGAGGAAGATTTGTCCTTTACTTGAAG GTATTGGCTATGGTAGTCTAATGGTCATGCTGTTAACGGTAATGTATTACATCATCATCCTGGCATGGGGTTTCctctactttttttcctccttcaacTCGGAACTCCCCTGGGCTAGCTGCAACAATAGCTGGAACACAG GGCACTGTGTTGATTATCGTAACGCTCATTCAAAAACCAACATCTCTGCAAATGCAACTTCTTCTGTTGAAGAATTCTGGCA GAGGAGGGTCCTGAATTTATCTGGAGGGATTGAGGAAATGGGAAGTATTCGCTGGGACCTGGCTGGATGTCTTGTGCTCAGTTGGATTCTGTGTTACTTCTGTGTCTGGAAAGGTGTTAAGTCTTCAGGAAAG GTCGTCTACTTCACGGCCACATTTCCCTATGTGATGATGATTGCTTTGCTGGTCCGTGGTCTGACCTTGCCTGGGGCCATGGATGGAATTCGATTTTATGTCTCTCCCGATCCCGCACGTCTGTCTGAGCCGCAA gtatggatggatgcaGCGAGCCAGATATTATTCTCCTACGCTGTCTGCGTAGGTTGTTTGCCATCTTTGGGAAGTTAtaacaaatacaataacaactgTTACAA AGACACGTTTGCACTGTGCCTCCTGAACAGTGCAACCAGCCTTGTCGCTGGCTTTGCAATATTCTCTGTGCTTGGCTTCATGTCATACGAGCTGGGGATTGACATCTCGGAAGTAGCTGAATCAG GTCCGGGCTTGGCATTCATTGCTTACCCTCGGGCAGTAGCCATGATGCCTTTACCACAACTCTGGGCTGCCTTCTTCTTCATCATGATTATCTTTCTGGGACTGGACAGTCAG TTTGTGTATCTTGAAGGATTGGTCACATCTATATCAGATTTGTACCCATCCATGTTTTTCACTGGACACCGACGTAAAATACTGCTGCTGGTAGTTTGTGGTATTTCCTTATGTGTTGGCCTCTGTATGGTCACTGAG GGAGGGCTGTATATTTTTCAGCTTTTTGACTATTATGCCTGCAGTGGCATCCCGCTGTTCACCTTTGCCCTTTTGGAATCACTTTGCATAGGATGGATATATG GTGCTGATAATTATTACGATAGAATCCAGGATATGATTGGCTATCGACCTTCCCTTTATATGAAATACTCTTGGAAGTATGTTACGCCTTTTTTGTCTACT GGTGTCTTACTTTTCTTCCTTGTCCAATTCACTCCTCTGAAGTACAATAACGACTACCAATACCCCTGGTGGGGACACGCTCTGGGACTATTACTTGCATTCTCTTCAGTTATAATGGTTCCTCTGTGGATTCTCTACAGTGTGGCGAAAACGCCAGGATCAATCACTCAG AGAATAATAGTGTTGACAACACCAACAGACAAGTCACTCCGTGTGTCAGTGGAGTCTAAAAAGTTTAGCTTTGTCAAGTCTTGA